The Eleutherodactylus coqui strain aEleCoq1 chromosome 10, aEleCoq1.hap1, whole genome shotgun sequence genome contains the following window.
ATAAATGTCCTTGAGgtttaacccctttaatcttcttCCTTCTGAAATATTGTATCACAGAAGAAGTGCAGAGATATTGGAAACattctgcacacattacagcctGTGTGGGGCAGACACAAGCAGACAACCATGGACCAACCAGCCCGCAGGAAGAGACAAGCAGCAACAGCTACCTAAAAAGGCCAAAAAGAGCCACTGAACATAAATGACTGCACCCTAACCCTTATCTACACGTTATTTCTCATGACCTACCTGACCGAGTTCATGGAGGAACTTGGACCAAAGTCATCACTGGACTGGAATTCATAAGGCCTATGCCCGTTATTTTTTTCACTACAATGCATGCATTTTGGACTGAGAATCATAGTTTGTAGTaaaatttaatttaaaatgtttcatttgttttctgcagcttctacatatcattgTATACATAGAAACTGCAGTATTAGTCTCAATAGGAAGCCGCTGTGAGAAGGCACACATAACTACCAGGACGGCTGAGCACCCTATGAGCTGAAATACACAACATCATTCAGGTCTTTACTCTATACAATTATATTGAGAAAGCCTCCTCAGAACCACCTCTTCGGGACCAAACGTCCTTCCAATCCATATATCTCCCCCCAAAAAGAGTTCTGTACTCTTTAAGATAAAGTTCTTCTAGGCAGCAGTCAGTCGTCCCACCACCTGCATCACTTCAAACCAGCTTTGGCCAAGTCCTCAGGCAGGATCCGTCCGCGCTTGCGAGCCctgttcttcttcttctccacCTTGGCTATCTTCTTCTTCTTGATGTTGCGGCTCCTCTTGTCTtgcctctgctgcatcttctccgcTGTGTTCTGTATTCGCTTGTCCCAGTTCTTCTTTCGCTGCTCCTTCCGCTTCTCTTTTCTCTTCAGGGCAGTTTTCAGCATCCCCTCGTCGTCCTTGATCTTCAGGCCTTCGGCTTTGTACAGCACGTTTGTCCACTTGATCTTGTTCTCGAATTCCTTGGCTTTCTCCTGGTCTTTAGCCTTCAGGTCTTCCAGTTTGCTGTTCCGGGCCTCCAGCCGGCTCAGCAGCTGCTTATAGTTCTTGCCTGTCATGGGTGTGATGTTGCCCTTCACTCGTTCTTTCTTCTTTTGCTTCTTTATGACCTTATTGAGGGGTTCATCATTGACTTCCACCTTATTAAAGACGAGCGGAGGCTGATCTGTGTCCTTTGTCAGGTCCTCTGTACTCTTCTCCTCCAAGGAGGCTTCCATCTCGGGAGTCTCCTGCGTGGCGGCCTTCAACTTCCGCTccttcctttttctctttttccgtTCTCTTTCTTGCTTTCTTTTTTGCCGTCTTTTCTCTATTTCTTCAATAGAGAGAGATTTGTTGGAAACCTGCATTTAGGAAGGAAGAAACATTTACTTCATTGGTAATATAGGATGCAGAGTCTTCGGCCCAGTGTTGTGAGGACCACAGTCATCATCACTACGATTGCTGTCCTCTAGGGTGGACTCATCCTCACCTGACCCCGAGACTCCTCAATCTTTTCATAAAGACGTTTTCTTAGTAAGTCAACTGTGGAGAAGGAGTTCCGAGGCGACTCTGCAGAGGGAACACAAGAGGATgataaggaaggaaaaaaaaaatcctccgcCATACATATAGCATTCACTTCACCCCCATAATGGCAATCAGCTCACTAGCTCACTCATAGAACGGTGTTCACTCTACCCCTATATATAACGGCATTCACTCCACCTCCAATAATTACCCCCACATGTAGGAGCACCCCCAGACAACTATTTCTCTGGCCAACTTTGGGTATTGTCTCTTCTAGTTTCCACTGCGGATATTTTCTTTTAATCTTGTGCAGTTTTAGCCCTTTAaggaggttttctgggactatactagtgatgaccgatcctcaggatagctcatcaatagtagattggtgggggatcACCGCtcgggactcccactgatcagctgattgaagaggcttgGGTGAGTGGCAAGGCCTCTTCTTagccctgtgacatcacaatcattGGTCAAAtgtcctgagagcagctcagtcgtagtcaagtgaatgggacggagctgcaataccaggcacagccactataaaatgtacagcactgtgacCAAGGAGGACTGAGGTGACCATGGCCCTCACGTAAGCGCTGCTGTCACACCTGATGGGAAGGGAGTCTTGGGCAACCAGCCAGCCTGCCTGCCTCCCCCCcctgaccaactattgatgaccgatcatcaatagtttactcccGGAAAACGCCTTTAAAGAAGACGCAATGGCAATGAGGCCATGATAAGCTGGTGGAAAGTGCGCAACATTCCGTGTAGTGGGCGGTCAGTgctgcccctcctcccccacaCGTTATACACAGTCACCTGTGTTCTGTAGTGTGGGGATGACCAGCGGCGGCATGTGGACGGTTTCTTGCGCTCGTTGCCCGGAGCGCGGTtttcttggcttctttttcttcttcttcttgggGCCGCTCGGCTCGTCTGGATCTTGGGTTCTGAAGGCTGGAAATAGAGGGGAAGGTCAGCGAGTGATACTGACCGCCAGACGAACGAGCGGAACGCAGCGGCCACATACATCAGCTCACCCGGGGCACGTTTTGGCTTTTCTTTAGGCTGCTGCACACAGACCTTCCTGGCCAGGTTCTGCAGGTAGGTGTCCTTACTCGCCAGGGACTCCATCACCACCTAAAAGAGCCAGAAAGACGCTGGAAAGCTGACATGCGAGGGCAGGCAGGACTTACCGCTACATTCGGGTCTGACTTACCTCTGCAGCCGCTACCAACACATGGAGTCTCAGACTATACTAGCAGATGCCAGACAGCATTCACCCGCGGCCCCTTCGCAGCGTCCTGTACTCGGCGCACAACAGGGTTCCGTAATCGATTTCCTGGGTCTGCCGAGAATTGCAGGCGTGGGCTAGAGCGGTGGTGGAGCAGAGCATGACGGGATACAGGAGGACTCATTGCCCggggagaaggaggaggctgCAGTTCTCTGTACCTGCTGTACTGCCTGTATATACTACTCGGATATGCTGTATTGCTGGCATATAATATCCGTATATACTGTTTATAATGTGCtgtctatatatgtgtatacatatatagacagcactttatactgtatacagtgagttgtatatgtatatacataactgtatataatgaactgtgtttgtatatatatatctcccatatactgtatatatcctaTTTACCGTATATAATGGACTGTCTATATATTACCctatatactatgtacaatgggctgtcatatatgtgtatatataaccaTACTTGCTGTATATAATTGGCTGTGTATATAaccgtatatactgtatataatggaCTCTATATATATtaccatatatactgtatataatgggctgtctaaatatgttttttaactctatatactgtatataattggcTATATATAAccctatataatgtatataatagtcacatctactacatcatctctgctcagcattatcactgtgttctctatggtgttacataggactgcaggtgacatcatcatctgtcctcaacgtt
Protein-coding sequences here:
- the SURF6 gene encoding surfeit locus protein 6 isoform X1 codes for the protein MESLASKDTYLQNLARKVCVQQPKEKPKRAPAFRTQDPDEPSGPKKKKKKKPRKPRSGQRAQETVHMPPLVIPTLQNTESPRNSFSTVDLLRKRLYEKIEESRGQVSNKSLSIEEIEKRRQKRKQERERKKRKRKERKLKAATQETPEMEASLEEKSTEDLTKDTDQPPLVFNKVEVNDEPLNKVIKKQKKKERVKGNITPMTGKNYKQLLSRLEARNSKLEDLKAKDQEKAKEFENKIKWTNVLYKAEGLKIKDDEGMLKTALKRKEKRKEQRKKNWDKRIQNTAEKMQQRQDKRSRNIKKKKIAKVEKKKNRARKRGRILPEDLAKAGLK
- the SURF6 gene encoding surfeit locus protein 6 isoform X2, whose product is MPPLVIPTLQNTESPRNSFSTVDLLRKRLYEKIEESRGQVSNKSLSIEEIEKRRQKRKQERERKKRKRKERKLKAATQETPEMEASLEEKSTEDLTKDTDQPPLVFNKVEVNDEPLNKVIKKQKKKERVKGNITPMTGKNYKQLLSRLEARNSKLEDLKAKDQEKAKEFENKIKWTNVLYKAEGLKIKDDEGMLKTALKRKEKRKEQRKKNWDKRIQNTAEKMQQRQDKRSRNIKKKKIAKVEKKKNRARKRGRILPEDLAKAGLK